One genomic segment of Desulfocapsa sulfexigens DSM 10523 includes these proteins:
- a CDS encoding DMT family protein — protein sequence MHPIILSVCLLLCSNLFMTFAWYAHLKELNGKPWIIAALASWSIALLEYLFQVPANRIGYTVLNIGQLKIIQEVITLSVFVPFSVLYLKEPLKLDYLWAGFCMVGAVYFMFRGRFS from the coding sequence ATGCACCCGATCATCCTTTCTGTTTGTCTTCTGCTGTGTAGCAACCTGTTTATGACCTTTGCCTGGTACGCCCACCTCAAAGAGTTAAACGGAAAACCCTGGATCATTGCGGCCCTGGCAAGCTGGTCAATTGCCCTGCTTGAATATCTCTTTCAGGTCCCGGCCAATCGCATCGGTTACACCGTCCTTAACATTGGCCAACTGAAAATCATCCAGGAGGTGATAACACTTTCTGTCTTTGTCCCTTTTTCTGTTTTGTATCTCAAGGAACCGTTGAAGCTGGATTATCTGTGGGCGGGATTCTGCATGGTGGGTGCCGTATATTTCATGTTCAGAGGGAGATTTTCCTGA
- the modA gene encoding molybdate ABC transporter substrate-binding protein, which yields MKRLCITRKLFLLAFIVFFSPPPVSATNAELTLAIADSTCSTIKQVGKIFSRQTNIKLNYICQSSGLLVKGIIEEAILPDYFLSANKKWMNIVVEAGYVDSAAVTTNWGNQLVVTSFPSKTGDLQLQGLADLLTPSVEKVLIGDPEIAPYGAYAKQALVNADMWEKIQPKLKISPKISLSIRSLKKLSLTTPCIVAFLYKTNISDKMQIHFAVPQNLYPRINYFSAPLIRSVQKTEMALFLDFIRGDKASSIFESAGFVVNLPAQSHH from the coding sequence ATGAAACGACTGTGTATTACCAGAAAACTATTTTTACTTGCTTTCATCGTCTTTTTTTCGCCTCCTCCAGTCTCTGCAACAAATGCTGAACTCACCCTGGCCATTGCTGATTCCACCTGCAGCACCATTAAGCAAGTAGGAAAAATTTTCAGCCGGCAAACCAACATTAAACTCAATTATATCTGCCAGTCTTCAGGATTACTTGTTAAAGGAATTATAGAAGAGGCCATACTCCCTGATTACTTCCTCTCCGCCAACAAAAAATGGATGAACATCGTGGTAGAGGCTGGCTATGTTGATTCTGCCGCAGTAACAACAAACTGGGGGAATCAACTGGTGGTGACTTCTTTTCCATCCAAAACGGGTGATTTACAATTGCAAGGCTTAGCTGACCTGCTCACTCCGTCGGTAGAAAAGGTGCTTATAGGAGACCCGGAAATCGCCCCTTACGGAGCGTACGCCAAACAGGCGCTGGTCAATGCCGATATGTGGGAAAAAATCCAGCCTAAGCTCAAAATTAGTCCCAAAATAAGCCTATCCATTAGATCACTGAAAAAATTAAGCCTGACAACACCCTGCATCGTCGCCTTCTTGTATAAAACAAATATCAGCGACAAAATGCAGATACATTTTGCTGTTCCCCAAAACCTTTATCCTCGGATAAATTATTTTTCGGCACCACTCATAAGGTCTGTACAAAAAACAGAAATGGCACTTTTTCTTGATTTCATCAGAGGAGATAAGGCCTCCTCTATTTTCGAATCCGCAGGTTTTGTTGTTAACTTGCCTGCTCAGAGTCATCACTAA
- a CDS encoding response regulator, whose amino-acid sequence MSEKSKNKEDHFAFTLRRGLGKNIFVSFMVLALMPLLVASVLSYHNAHTSLLTKEVRNLQTALSLRGLYFEAYFQERLDDLALQADLSDNIFLLQDLKESYNKSGLSLSQFVKSYNHTRIVTEHSQDLQDFQERAGYSNIYMIDIAGDILFSITAEEDLGTNIFHGPYHETELAKLCRLAIETGHSLASDLTIYGPSGTEKTLFTAQLMVNDYGEEIGVLVLQIELKKIDTLMADVSGLGKTGQIFVVGNDSTLRSTLRSDRTKQVLSTDVNNPLVTKWLQREVIRHGVGHEEARKHLLLGDFEGSIYKGQSGNNVLGISADMDSLGQYDMHWLMIAEVDEAEVLEAASNLQHMLILVVSFTTLFIVFLAAFLARRMIMPLVSLSAWAKQVSTGDLSIHEMHPPSNEIGTLYQALSDMVGELREMIDVKDREDWFKTGETGLDKEMRGEGNIATLGDKILNYLCRYLELPVGVFFAYENETLKFTAGYAYKKQTEDDDIVFALGEGLIGQAARDKRKIYLREGAAEEAHLKTTSGLGIVNLRSLLIIPLVRDDNILGVLEFGSNRILTEEEINFLEHVSESTAIAFQSSNSRQQLQVLLKQTQEQTEQLQTQQQILEERNKKIELSSKYKSEFLANMSHELRTPLNSILLLSSLMADNKHNALSKDDVESVKIINKAGNDLLNLINEVLDLAKVESGHMTIEIDDVQIVELAQHMKHLFYPVCEDKAIDFKVTLDENMPDTFRTDQSRLEQILKNFLSNSCKFTKNGKVSLHIGRVATLHPDLASSTPEEFMSPENLAFTVTDSGIGIAKEKQDLIFESFQQADGSTCRQYGGTGLGLSISLEMAKLLGGCIVMTSEPGQGSQFSLIVPTEQNNEDNDSHGRITAIPSNQRTTLPVTEKVVTQKSADNVADDRKNILNDDLVLLIIDDDPDFATIVRDVARKQQFKVLVAESGEIGLQLIELYNITAITLDIGLPGMSGWTVLSRLKEDSSTRHIPVHVISASDHDNEALKMGALNFVTKPIDAEVLIDALVQLRDMASARGKKVLLVEDDNTLSQVLKNFIMADDIEFLRASTGAQALTILRESTPDCVILDLGLPDMGGEELLRIINDVEELQKIPIIVYTGQDLTSQQKALLDQYSRTTILKGPLSHERLLAEITLFMHRAEKDLPPQQQEIVQRFYNKEHVFKGRKILLVDDDMRNVFSLRKILSDKDLDVVVGKNGMEALEQLKKNDDIDLVLMDIMMPVMDGFEAMAKIRKEKKFKNLPIIAITAKAMKGDRKKCIDGGANDYLAKPIDTERLFAMLRVWLHDRESNTNI is encoded by the coding sequence ATGTCAGAAAAGAGTAAAAACAAAGAGGATCATTTTGCCTTCACCTTACGCAGGGGTTTAGGGAAAAATATTTTTGTCAGTTTCATGGTCCTTGCCCTTATGCCACTTCTTGTGGCCAGCGTCCTGAGTTACCACAACGCCCACACCAGTCTACTCACCAAGGAAGTGAGGAATCTACAGACGGCCTTGTCGCTCCGAGGTCTTTATTTTGAGGCATATTTTCAGGAGCGCCTGGACGACCTGGCACTCCAGGCTGATCTCAGTGACAACATATTTCTCCTTCAGGATTTAAAAGAAAGCTATAACAAAAGTGGCCTCTCTCTCTCTCAGTTTGTTAAATCCTATAACCATACCAGAATTGTTACCGAACACTCTCAGGACCTTCAAGATTTCCAGGAGCGGGCTGGGTACTCGAATATTTACATGATAGACATTGCAGGTGATATCCTCTTTAGCATCACCGCAGAAGAAGATTTGGGCACTAACATTTTTCATGGCCCCTATCATGAGACAGAACTTGCCAAACTCTGCCGTCTCGCCATCGAAACAGGCCATTCTCTCGCCTCCGACCTAACGATCTATGGACCTTCCGGTACTGAGAAAACGCTGTTTACGGCTCAACTGATGGTGAATGATTATGGTGAAGAAATCGGCGTTCTGGTACTGCAAATCGAGTTAAAAAAAATAGACACGCTCATGGCAGATGTCAGTGGGCTTGGCAAAACCGGTCAGATTTTTGTAGTTGGCAACGATAGCACCCTGCGCAGCACCCTTCGCAGCGACAGGACAAAGCAGGTCCTGTCAACTGATGTAAACAACCCGCTGGTTACGAAATGGCTTCAGAGAGAGGTAATTCGCCACGGGGTTGGCCATGAGGAAGCGAGAAAACACCTTCTCCTTGGTGATTTCGAGGGTTCTATCTATAAGGGACAGAGCGGCAACAATGTTCTAGGCATTTCCGCAGATATGGATTCTCTAGGCCAATATGATATGCACTGGCTGATGATTGCTGAAGTAGACGAGGCTGAAGTTTTAGAGGCCGCCAGCAATTTGCAGCACATGCTCATTCTCGTTGTCTCTTTCACCACCCTTTTTATTGTATTCCTGGCCGCTTTTCTCGCCCGGCGAATGATCATGCCGCTAGTGAGTCTTAGCGCCTGGGCAAAACAGGTCTCTACAGGTGATCTCTCTATCCATGAGATGCACCCTCCGTCCAATGAAATTGGCACTCTTTACCAAGCACTTTCCGACATGGTTGGTGAACTGCGAGAAATGATCGATGTTAAAGACCGCGAGGACTGGTTCAAAACCGGGGAAACCGGCCTTGATAAAGAGATGAGAGGAGAAGGAAACATTGCCACGCTTGGCGATAAAATTCTTAATTATCTCTGCCGCTATCTTGAGTTACCCGTCGGCGTGTTTTTTGCCTACGAAAATGAGACTTTAAAATTCACGGCAGGCTATGCTTACAAAAAACAGACAGAAGACGACGACATTGTCTTTGCCTTGGGTGAGGGCCTGATCGGTCAGGCGGCCCGTGACAAGAGAAAAATTTATCTCCGCGAAGGGGCGGCTGAGGAAGCCCACCTGAAAACCACATCGGGCCTTGGTATTGTGAATCTCCGATCTTTATTGATCATCCCTCTGGTGCGCGATGACAACATTCTTGGGGTACTTGAATTTGGCTCCAATCGGATTCTTACAGAAGAGGAAATAAACTTCCTCGAACATGTTTCCGAATCAACAGCAATCGCATTCCAGAGCTCTAATTCCAGGCAACAACTGCAGGTACTCCTCAAACAAACCCAGGAGCAGACTGAGCAGCTTCAGACACAACAGCAAATCCTTGAGGAAAGGAATAAAAAAATTGAGCTGAGCAGCAAGTACAAATCGGAATTTCTGGCTAACATGAGTCATGAACTGCGAACTCCGCTCAACTCCATCCTTCTTCTTTCCAGCCTCATGGCTGACAACAAGCACAACGCCCTTTCAAAAGATGATGTTGAGTCTGTTAAAATTATCAACAAGGCAGGTAACGATCTTCTCAATCTGATTAATGAAGTTCTTGATCTGGCTAAAGTCGAATCAGGCCACATGACGATCGAGATTGACGATGTACAAATTGTTGAGCTCGCCCAGCACATGAAACATCTTTTCTATCCGGTTTGTGAAGACAAGGCGATTGATTTCAAGGTGACCTTAGATGAGAATATGCCAGACACCTTCAGAACCGATCAATCAAGGCTGGAGCAGATACTGAAAAACTTTTTGTCAAACAGCTGTAAATTCACAAAAAATGGCAAAGTATCACTGCATATCGGGAGAGTGGCCACACTTCATCCCGATTTAGCCAGCTCTACACCTGAAGAATTTATGTCACCAGAGAATCTGGCATTTACCGTCACTGATAGTGGGATTGGTATTGCCAAAGAAAAGCAGGATCTTATTTTTGAATCCTTTCAGCAGGCAGATGGCAGTACCTGTCGTCAGTATGGTGGCACTGGCCTGGGCTTGTCGATAAGCCTTGAAATGGCCAAGCTTCTGGGAGGATGTATTGTCATGACCAGCGAACCTGGTCAGGGATCTCAATTTTCCCTCATTGTCCCTACAGAGCAGAACAATGAGGACAATGATTCCCATGGACGAATAACAGCAATACCAAGCAATCAAAGAACTACTTTACCTGTAACAGAGAAGGTGGTTACCCAAAAAAGTGCTGACAATGTTGCCGATGACAGAAAAAATATCCTGAACGATGATCTGGTTTTGTTAATTATTGATGATGATCCTGATTTTGCAACGATTGTCCGTGACGTAGCCAGGAAACAGCAATTTAAGGTTTTGGTGGCTGAAAGCGGTGAGATTGGCCTGCAGCTCATCGAGTTATACAATATAACTGCTATTACTCTGGATATCGGTCTCCCGGGTATGAGCGGCTGGACCGTTCTCAGTCGGCTTAAAGAAGACAGCTCCACACGCCATATTCCTGTTCACGTTATTTCTGCTTCAGATCACGATAATGAGGCCTTAAAAATGGGAGCCTTGAATTTTGTTACTAAACCGATAGATGCTGAAGTACTTATTGACGCATTAGTTCAGTTGCGTGACATGGCCTCTGCCCGAGGGAAAAAGGTTCTTCTGGTTGAAGATGACAACACCCTGTCACAGGTGTTGAAAAATTTCATCATGGCTGATGATATTGAATTCCTTCGGGCATCGACCGGAGCACAAGCTCTTACCATTTTACGAGAAAGTACACCTGATTGCGTCATTCTGGATCTCGGTTTACCGGATATGGGTGGTGAAGAGTTGTTGCGGATAATTAACGACGTGGAGGAACTGCAGAAAATCCCGATAATTGTCTATACAGGGCAAGACCTGACATCACAGCAGAAGGCCTTGCTCGACCAATACAGTCGGACAACAATCTTGAAAGGTCCGTTGTCCCATGAACGCTTGTTGGCAGAGATAACCCTTTTTATGCATCGGGCTGAAAAAGACCTACCTCCTCAGCAGCAGGAGATAGTGCAGCGCTTTTATAATAAAGAACATGTTTTTAAAGGTAGAAAAATTCTCCTGGTTGACGACGATATGCGCAATGTTTTTTCTCTGCGCAAAATACTTTCGGACAAGGACTTAGATGTTGTTGTCGGTAAGAATGGCATGGAAGCCTTGGAGCAGTTAAAAAAGAATGATGATATTGATTTGGTACTCATGGATATCATGATGCCTGTTATGGACGGTTTCGAGGCCATGGCCAAAATACGCAAAGAGAAAAAGTTCAAAAATTTACCAATTATTGCCATTACGGCCAAAGCCATGAAGGGAGATCGCAAAAAATGTATTGATGGCGGCGCCAATGACTATCTGGCAAAACCCATTGATACGGAAAGATTATTTGCCATGCTGAGGGTCTGGCTCCACGACCGGGAAAGCAATACAAACATATAA